The following proteins are co-located in the Pedobacter sp. FW305-3-2-15-E-R2A2 genome:
- a CDS encoding DUF5063 domain-containing protein has translation MKAYDLSADLKEFIERSTTNIFLSKARQFVELLETPDIDKNVFYSEAHVKLLELYYAGHKLDLIELKYSSAESEFKNDFENKNVNLISELGLQEYYWEVHDPGYLEMKGRLDEEASLSDKEASQGMLSDDFMDIYVDLKKSLSQIDKMETDEAIEDAFWQLKWGFSNHWGHHCINALRYLHYLNYDGKKML, from the coding sequence ATGAAAGCATACGATCTCTCAGCTGATTTAAAGGAGTTTATTGAACGATCAACCACAAATATTTTTCTGTCGAAGGCCAGGCAATTTGTTGAACTTTTAGAAACTCCAGATATCGATAAAAATGTGTTTTATTCGGAAGCACATGTAAAGCTTTTAGAGCTTTATTATGCAGGACATAAGTTAGACTTAATTGAATTAAAATATTCTTCTGCTGAAAGTGAGTTCAAGAATGATTTTGAAAACAAGAATGTTAATCTGATTTCTGAGCTTGGATTACAAGAATATTATTGGGAAGTTCATGATCCAGGATATTTAGAAATGAAGGGAAGGCTAGATGAAGAAGCTTCTTTGTCTGACAAAGAAGCTTCACAAGGAATGCTATCTGATGACTTCATGGATATCTATGTGGATTTAAAAAAATCACTATCACAAATTGACAAAATGGAAACAGACGAAGCTATAGAAGATGCTTTTTGGCAATTGAAGTGGGGATTCTCAAATCATTGGGGACATCACTGTATAAACGCATTACGTTATCTTCACTATCTTAATTATGATGGAAAAAAGATGCTTTAG
- a CDS encoding helix-turn-helix transcriptional regulator — MANKNLLTSEQELKKIGLRLKSLRKSKGYTSPDTFSYENNLNRSQYGKYEAGSANITIGTLINILNCFGVSLSEFFNEEYENLNK; from the coding sequence ATGGCAAACAAGAATCTTTTAACAAGTGAACAAGAATTAAAGAAGATAGGTTTAAGACTTAAAAGCCTTCGTAAATCCAAAGGTTATACAAGTCCAGATACGTTTTCTTATGAAAATAACTTGAATCGTTCTCAGTATGGTAAGTATGAGGCTGGAAGCGCCAATATAACTATTGGCACATTGATCAATATTTTAAATTGCTTCGGTGTGAGCCTGAGTGAGTTTTTCAATGAAGAATATGAAAATCTAAATAAATAG
- a CDS encoding DUF5712 family protein, which produces MYINITDSETSNNKGSSSELTCYLEKENRLYNKQEPEYWFNHNSQHIEPFEVRRAIDGNIAKLCKTDAKFFLINISPSQKELNFLKERFGAAGVKDQLKRYAEKVMDEYARNFKRTGIDSAKDLMWFGKIENYRYYGYKDKEVLEGVKKRGERKEGEQMHIQIIVSRKDATNKIKLSPMNNSTGKNEKHSKKLGQFHRVAFKQSGETVFDQFFHFDRQLKDTMAYANIHKNGDLKQKEQLCALEFGAERNYHSKSIANDLAKEVAAGLFHSTADMFQSIGRTASDFFEILMEPVYSPGLDINPVEEAEKRRRKKRKGQNHDQGQGLSR; this is translated from the coding sequence ATGTATATCAATATTACCGATAGTGAAACCTCAAATAATAAAGGGAGCAGTAGTGAGCTTACCTGTTATCTGGAAAAGGAAAACAGGTTGTACAATAAACAAGAACCTGAGTATTGGTTTAATCACAATAGCCAGCATATCGAGCCTTTTGAAGTCAGAAGGGCTATTGATGGTAATATTGCAAAGCTTTGTAAAACTGATGCTAAATTCTTCCTGATCAATATCAGCCCAAGTCAAAAGGAACTAAACTTCCTGAAAGAGCGGTTTGGAGCAGCGGGTGTTAAGGATCAATTGAAAAGGTACGCGGAAAAAGTAATGGATGAATATGCCAGGAATTTTAAACGTACAGGAATTGACAGCGCTAAAGACCTGATGTGGTTCGGTAAGATAGAAAACTACCGTTACTATGGCTATAAAGATAAAGAAGTCTTAGAGGGCGTTAAAAAGCGAGGAGAACGTAAAGAAGGTGAGCAGATGCACATTCAGATCATAGTTAGCCGTAAGGATGCTACCAATAAGATTAAACTGAGTCCTATGAACAATTCTACAGGAAAGAACGAAAAGCATTCCAAAAAACTAGGACAATTTCACCGGGTAGCTTTTAAGCAGTCCGGTGAAACTGTTTTTGATCAGTTCTTTCATTTCGACAGACAACTAAAAGATACCATGGCTTATGCCAATATCCATAAGAATGGAGATCTAAAACAAAAAGAGCAGTTGTGTGCATTGGAATTTGGTGCAGAACGAAATTATCATTCCAAATCCATTGCAAATGATCTGGCAAAAGAGGTGGCAGCAGGTCTTTTCCATTCTACAGCCGATATGTTTCAAAGCATAGGTAGGACTGCTTCCGATTTCTTTGAGATTCTGATGGAGCCAGTGTATAGTCCCGGATTGGATATAAACCCGGTGGAGGAAGCGGAAAAAAGAAGAAGAAAAAAACGGAAAGGTCAAAATCACGATCAGGGCCAAGGACTTAGCCGGTAA
- a CDS encoding BfmA/BtgA family mobilization protein produces the protein MQESLRTVKYSASDAIKFEKVALKLCRSKRLVFTQMVDYFYRSKKDPKDLNDELLKNTILKGQKEYFGFIKTQEAELLIPIKRDVARVVDSQKTIMGCFNSQVLQYNNDALKNQNQQVLSLARIQEFIKGISDKVDEKEKLKVKFLSILDTYIRLRDSFGLMTSGKDKEVLIDNTRKQVAKL, from the coding sequence ATGCAGGAGAGTTTAAGAACAGTAAAATATTCGGCATCAGATGCCATCAAGTTTGAAAAGGTTGCCTTGAAACTATGCAGGTCTAAGCGTTTGGTTTTTACCCAGATGGTTGATTATTTTTATAGAAGTAAGAAAGATCCCAAGGACCTGAACGATGAGCTTTTGAAAAACACCATATTAAAAGGTCAGAAAGAGTACTTCGGTTTTATTAAAACCCAGGAAGCAGAATTACTCATTCCCATTAAACGGGATGTAGCCAGAGTTGTAGACTCTCAAAAGACAATAATGGGCTGTTTCAACAGTCAGGTATTACAATACAATAATGACGCGTTAAAGAACCAGAACCAGCAAGTATTAAGCCTTGCCAGAATTCAGGAATTTATAAAAGGGATTAGTGATAAAGTGGATGAGAAGGAAAAGCTAAAAGTAAAGTTTCTAAGTATCCTGGATACTTATATCAGACTAAGGGATTCTTTTGGGTTGATGACTTCCGGCAAAGATAAAGAGGTGCTGATTGATAATACCCGGAAACAAGTTGCTAAGCTGTAA
- a CDS encoding helix-turn-helix domain-containing protein, protein MQIEILTKEELLKFKTELIQEIKQAIKSEDVQPKQWLRSSEVRDLLKISSGTLQNLRIKGILRYEKVGGIFYYAYADIVQLLGEIGNS, encoded by the coding sequence ATGCAAATCGAGATTCTAACAAAGGAAGAGCTGTTAAAGTTCAAGACCGAACTTATTCAGGAAATTAAACAGGCCATCAAATCCGAGGATGTGCAACCCAAACAGTGGCTTCGCAGTTCTGAAGTCAGAGATCTGCTAAAGATTTCATCCGGCACGCTTCAAAACTTGCGCATTAAGGGAATACTGCGGTATGAAAAGGTCGGAGGTATTTTCTATTATGCCTACGCGGATATTGTTCAGTTGTTAGGTGAAATCGGGAACTCATGA
- a CDS encoding BT4734/BF3469 family protein has protein sequence MIRQLKVGYYAQPFGTDFKEYSLEAILNSFGGDFFKSKLDEARALYSAREFEKYTLFKETLPAVTFSGTFFPSRSILNLKSYSSLIIMDIDKVGANLDYIKDILSNDPYVLAVWLSPSADGFKYLIVNNQSKDDHKSVYAAAVHYYRTKYNIEVDTSGSDIPRLCFVSHDPNIKINYDCVPFDQIYLSDVIKEVKSKYKAIKVLPPILKANIKNDELSKATYKRIYHYLKKRKMSITDNHNNWIRVAYALSNTFNHSLGRQYFLDLCRLDGMKHDEELSEKLINNCYLRGLSQSSFATILFLAKQRGFDVEFNKKNKNMKTKPS, from the coding sequence ATGATCAGACAATTAAAAGTAGGTTATTACGCACAGCCTTTTGGCACAGACTTCAAAGAATATAGTTTGGAAGCCATTCTTAATAGTTTTGGTGGTGATTTTTTTAAATCAAAACTTGATGAAGCAAGAGCATTATATAGCGCTAGGGAATTTGAAAAATATACTTTATTTAAAGAAACTCTTCCAGCGGTAACTTTTTCAGGAACATTTTTTCCAAGCCGTAGTATTTTAAATTTAAAATCATACAGCTCCCTAATAATTATGGATATTGATAAAGTTGGAGCGAATTTAGATTATATAAAAGATATATTGTCAAATGATCCTTATGTGTTAGCTGTTTGGCTATCTCCATCTGCTGATGGATTTAAGTATTTAATAGTAAATAATCAAAGTAAAGATGATCATAAAAGTGTGTATGCAGCTGCTGTTCATTATTATAGAACGAAATATAATATCGAAGTAGATACGTCTGGTTCCGATATACCCAGGTTGTGTTTTGTTTCACATGATCCTAATATTAAAATTAATTATGATTGCGTGCCTTTTGACCAAATCTATTTGTCTGATGTTATAAAAGAAGTGAAGTCAAAATACAAGGCTATTAAGGTTTTACCGCCGATATTGAAGGCTAACATTAAAAATGATGAATTATCTAAAGCCACTTACAAAAGGATTTATCATTATTTGAAAAAAAGGAAAATGTCTATTACCGATAATCATAATAATTGGATACGAGTAGCTTATGCATTAAGTAACACTTTTAACCATAGCCTTGGCAGGCAGTATTTTTTAGATTTATGCAGATTAGATGGTATGAAACATGATGAAGAGTTGAGTGAAAAGCTGATTAATAATTGTTATTTAAGAGGATTATCTCAAAGTTCATTTGCTACTATACTGTTTTTAGCAAAACAAAGAGGCTTTGATGTTGAGTTCAATAAAAAGAATAAAAACATGAAAACTAAACCTAGCTAG
- a CDS encoding reverse transcriptase domain-containing protein: MRKDFYSLTRETWFKTNHNIEVIPLAAALFNLMKDFETYFEFYSVLEQLVIARSKIAFYIHKHSYLDKYVKGQAYNIRDTIKNQEIETICELLPPRKEWSRPTSYADRKAFESTIELNQKSIKNRVHHVHRLFTTKQIDFLSTPLWYQRLRRFIFNLNIYVFQNPNLIIAEPSIIPARKPPYSKTDKVRRPLAKFKIEDKIILSLTNKYLTKIFDHIFLDCSFAFRSRNSFSNVPTYNDAVKFLQNFRKENIQIPLYVAECDIKKFFDCVDHKIVLSKYNSVKKKLKLEKLEIHPIAEIVFKAYLNCYSFNSSVYPLNMNQSYWDHMKDNIGHFEWTIELDTKFQSGDLVSERIGIPQGGALSGLIVNLIMHDLDLSIFDCKKWNKEYLYLRYCDDMVIVHRSHEECDKLFKTYFENLKLLNLIPHLPPKLELSYSKSFWGKSIKSRNVYHWTDKKHKILPHSPWVSFLGYMIKDTAELKIRKSSIEKQVLKHNSELQKVIKKLEKCSNFDLINQELSIIRSFESKLVSMAVGTVNIGNYKNEPLKMCWGAGFKLIDSNKYIELQLRKLDSSRKIVISRLKSYFNEREIEHVKNEDEDPPERILNYNYPYSFFSLLDRPKDIVK; the protein is encoded by the coding sequence ATGCGTAAGGATTTTTATTCCTTAACAAGAGAAACATGGTTTAAAACCAACCACAACATCGAAGTAATTCCTTTAGCCGCTGCCCTCTTTAATTTAATGAAAGATTTTGAAACTTATTTTGAGTTCTATAGCGTTTTAGAACAACTAGTAATTGCCAGGTCAAAAATCGCTTTTTATATACACAAACATTCTTACTTAGATAAGTATGTAAAAGGACAAGCATATAACATTAGAGATACCATAAAAAATCAAGAAATTGAAACAATATGTGAGTTGTTACCTCCACGAAAGGAATGGTCACGCCCTACTTCATATGCAGACAGAAAAGCATTTGAATCAACAATAGAATTAAACCAAAAATCAATTAAAAATCGTGTTCACCATGTACATCGCCTTTTTACAACAAAACAAATAGATTTTTTATCAACGCCATTGTGGTACCAACGACTTCGAAGATTTATTTTCAACCTGAATATATATGTATTTCAGAACCCAAATTTAATAATTGCAGAGCCTTCAATAATTCCAGCCAGAAAACCGCCATATAGCAAAACGGATAAAGTCCGAAGGCCATTGGCCAAATTCAAAATTGAGGATAAAATTATATTGAGCCTAACAAATAAGTATCTTACAAAGATATTCGATCACATTTTCCTAGATTGTTCATTTGCTTTTAGATCTAGAAATTCATTTTCTAATGTTCCAACATATAACGATGCCGTAAAATTTCTCCAGAACTTTAGGAAAGAAAATATTCAAATTCCATTGTATGTCGCAGAATGTGACATAAAGAAATTTTTTGATTGTGTAGATCATAAAATAGTATTGAGCAAATATAATTCCGTCAAGAAAAAACTAAAATTAGAAAAACTCGAAATCCACCCCATCGCAGAAATCGTTTTCAAAGCTTATTTAAATTGCTATTCATTCAATTCTAGTGTATATCCACTTAATATGAATCAAAGCTATTGGGATCATATGAAGGATAATATCGGTCACTTCGAATGGACTATTGAATTAGATACCAAGTTTCAATCAGGAGATTTAGTTTCTGAAAGAATTGGCATTCCACAGGGAGGTGCACTTTCTGGGCTAATAGTAAACTTGATTATGCATGATTTAGACTTGTCTATTTTTGACTGTAAGAAATGGAATAAAGAATATTTATACCTCAGATATTGTGACGATATGGTAATTGTTCATAGATCACATGAAGAATGCGATAAACTCTTTAAAACATATTTTGAAAATCTTAAACTACTAAACCTAATCCCTCATCTCCCTCCCAAATTAGAGTTATCCTATTCAAAGTCATTCTGGGGAAAAAGTATTAAGTCTAGAAATGTTTATCATTGGACGGATAAAAAACATAAAATCCTCCCACATTCACCTTGGGTTAGCTTTTTAGGATATATGATTAAAGACACAGCAGAATTAAAAATCAGAAAAAGTTCTATAGAAAAACAAGTTTTAAAACATAATTCTGAGTTACAAAAGGTTATAAAAAAACTTGAAAAGTGCTCTAATTTTGATCTAATTAATCAGGAATTGAGTATTATAAGGAGCTTTGAAAGCAAGTTAGTATCTATGGCTGTAGGAACTGTTAACATTGGCAACTACAAAAACGAGCCTTTAAAAATGTGTTGGGGTGCAGGATTTAAGTTAATTGACAGTAATAAGTACATAGAACTGCAACTCAGAAAATTAGATTCATCTAGAAAAATTGTTATTTCTAGATTAAAATCATACTTTAACGAAAGGGAGATAGAGCACGTTAAAAATGAAGATGAAGATCCACCAGAGAGAATTTTAAACTATAATTATCCCTATTCTTTTTTTAGTCTGCTTGATCGACCAAAAGATATTGTAAAATGA
- a CDS encoding AAA family ATPase — protein MESERIKTHIIDLLLDPNNYRFIDRQDYKAVPNEDVADTRIQQRTFNFIAGKNNENISDLIISFTTNGFLDIDQIQVKKVDDKYLVLEGNRRITTLKYLYDEFEKGNDVGKLVENDFTNVNLVEIKDEDPVQHLITMGLHHISGKKRWNAVNEAQLIYDLIYTHNKQENEVCDSLGISKFALRRSIRTLSLIKQYKESDYGDQFLPPMYTIFETVVGSPIMKEWIGWDDEEYRATKDANVERFFSWISRSDETELTDNGEEVKLKKDPIITQYRQIKEVASFITDFKAINRMEESRSIAEAYSFSDAIGEAKLRNAIENIKGSAKVAFNFNEFMTPSDYEDINNVKLKLDALIPMQQALILINEKKAAKYFEAVKNQFSTFHIEQYRKLKNIDVSNIKRINIFAGGNNMGKTSMLEAFYLLSQLNDINTYFDLEKYRGKFSNEFHSVWMDKNFISDIDLSGKFNDSSTSLKIKTEATEEDIERTGYLSTIISEAIVADSIFTSSMHLYSNKEPELRFTSSRILCKSAFTSPYRYNSSLLQTAHTSAVKEGYFEEVKNFIRKKLDPSIKNIELVSEAGENRFMVSTENAEKPIDLTKYGEGLQRVFEIALLLGYCRDGILCIDEIDSALHKSLLIDFTQFIQEMAEKFNVQIFLSTHSKECIDAFVENEYPDDDLTAFALTEENGKILCKYLEGNKLKQLVESINLDIR, from the coding sequence ATGGAAAGTGAAAGAATTAAAACGCATATTATAGACTTATTATTAGATCCTAACAATTATAGATTTATTGATAGACAAGATTATAAAGCTGTTCCGAATGAAGATGTGGCGGATACACGTATTCAACAACGTACTTTTAACTTTATTGCTGGAAAAAATAATGAAAACATATCAGATCTAATAATCAGCTTTACTACTAACGGCTTTTTAGATATTGATCAGATCCAAGTAAAAAAGGTTGATGATAAATATTTAGTCCTTGAAGGTAACCGTAGAATCACAACACTTAAATACTTATATGACGAATTTGAAAAAGGAAATGATGTAGGAAAGTTAGTAGAAAACGACTTTACTAACGTCAATCTTGTTGAAATTAAAGATGAAGACCCGGTTCAGCACCTCATAACTATGGGATTGCATCATATAAGTGGTAAGAAAAGATGGAACGCAGTCAATGAAGCTCAATTAATTTATGATTTAATATATACACATAACAAACAAGAAAATGAAGTTTGTGATTCACTAGGAATTTCAAAATTTGCATTAAGGCGGAGCATTAGGACACTTTCACTTATTAAGCAATATAAGGAAAGTGACTATGGTGATCAGTTTCTTCCTCCTATGTATACTATTTTTGAGACAGTTGTTGGGTCTCCAATAATGAAAGAATGGATTGGCTGGGACGACGAAGAATATCGTGCAACTAAAGATGCGAATGTAGAACGTTTCTTTAGTTGGATTTCAAGAAGTGACGAAACTGAACTAACTGACAACGGAGAAGAAGTCAAACTAAAGAAGGACCCTATCATTACTCAATATAGGCAAATAAAAGAAGTAGCCTCTTTTATTACAGATTTCAAGGCTATAAATAGAATGGAAGAAAGCAGGAGCATTGCAGAAGCCTATAGTTTTAGTGATGCAATTGGTGAAGCTAAGCTAAGGAATGCCATTGAAAACATTAAGGGATCAGCAAAAGTGGCCTTTAATTTTAATGAATTCATGACACCCTCAGACTATGAAGATATCAATAATGTAAAACTAAAATTAGATGCGTTAATTCCGATGCAACAAGCATTAATTCTAATTAATGAGAAAAAAGCCGCTAAATATTTTGAAGCAGTTAAGAATCAATTCAGCACATTTCACATTGAGCAATATCGGAAATTGAAAAACATTGACGTATCCAATATTAAACGCATTAACATTTTTGCGGGTGGGAATAATATGGGAAAAACTTCCATGTTAGAAGCATTTTATCTTCTCTCGCAATTGAACGATATAAACACCTACTTCGATTTAGAAAAATATAGAGGTAAATTTTCAAATGAGTTCCATTCTGTTTGGATGGATAAAAATTTCATCAGTGATATTGATTTATCAGGGAAATTCAATGATAGCTCAACGTCATTAAAAATTAAAACCGAAGCTACAGAAGAAGACATTGAAAGAACTGGCTATTTGTCAACAATTATTTCCGAAGCGATTGTTGCAGATTCAATCTTCACAAGTAGTATGCATCTTTATTCAAATAAAGAACCTGAATTACGCTTTACATCCTCCCGCATATTGTGTAAATCTGCTTTTACAAGTCCTTATAGGTATAATAGTTCGTTACTGCAAACTGCTCATACATCAGCTGTTAAAGAAGGTTATTTTGAAGAGGTAAAGAATTTTATTAGAAAAAAACTAGATCCTTCGATAAAAAACATTGAATTAGTAAGTGAGGCGGGAGAAAATAGGTTTATGGTTTCTACGGAAAATGCAGAAAAGCCAATAGACTTGACGAAATATGGTGAAGGTTTACAAAGAGTCTTTGAAATAGCGTTGTTGCTTGGCTACTGCCGTGATGGGATTTTATGCATCGACGAAATAGATAGCGCCCTCCATAAAAGCCTATTAATTGATTTTACTCAATTCATTCAAGAAATGGCTGAGAAATTTAATGTTCAGATATTTCTTTCCACTCATAGTAAAGAATGTATAGATGCATTTGTTGAAAATGAATATCCAGATGACGATCTTACCGCTTTTGCTTTAACTGAGGAAAATGGAAAAATATTATGCAAGTATCTGGAAGGAAACAAATTAAAACAACTAGTTGAATCCATAAATTTAGACATAAGGTAA